One segment of Candidatus Nitrospira nitrosa DNA contains the following:
- the cysD gene encoding sulfate adenylyltransferase subunit CysD codes for MKHLRQLEDQSVYILREAYKHFNNLAMLWSMGKDSTVLLWLARKAFFGHVPFPLLHVDTSYKIPAMIEYRDRLAREWGLDLVVGQNKEALAAGMNHTMGRVVCCTALKTNGLKQLLENKGYTGVILGVRADEEGTRAKERYFSPRDKHGDWDFRDQPPELWDQYKTTFPPGTHIRIHPLLDWTEINIWEYIKLENIPFIDLYLDKGDGMRYRSLGCAPCTTPIKSTAKTVDDIIEELRHTTVAERSGRAQDEGRGMELLRKDGYM; via the coding sequence ATGAAACATCTGCGTCAGTTGGAAGATCAAAGCGTCTACATTCTGCGAGAAGCCTACAAGCATTTCAACAATCTCGCCATGCTCTGGTCGATGGGCAAGGATTCCACGGTGCTCCTGTGGCTCGCTCGAAAGGCCTTCTTCGGGCACGTACCGTTTCCACTGCTTCATGTCGATACCAGCTACAAGATTCCGGCGATGATCGAATATCGCGACCGTCTCGCGCGGGAGTGGGGATTGGATTTGGTTGTCGGTCAAAATAAAGAAGCGTTGGCGGCGGGTATGAACCACACAATGGGTCGTGTGGTCTGTTGCACGGCGTTAAAGACGAACGGTCTCAAACAACTGCTGGAAAACAAGGGATACACCGGGGTCATCCTTGGAGTCCGCGCCGATGAGGAAGGAACAAGGGCTAAGGAGCGCTATTTCTCGCCACGAGATAAGCATGGAGACTGGGATTTTCGGGATCAGCCACCGGAGCTCTGGGACCAATACAAGACCACCTTCCCGCCTGGCACGCACATTCGCATTCACCCGTTGCTGGATTGGACGGAAATCAACATCTGGGAATACATCAAGCTCGAAAACATTCCCTTCATCGATCTGTATCTCGACAAAGGTGATGGAATGCGCTATCGCAGCCTCGGCTGCGCCCCCTGTACGACACCGATCAAATCCACAGCCAAGACCGTGGACGACATTATCGAGGAACTGCGGCATACGACCGTAGCTGAACGCTCGGGACGAGCGCAGGACGAAGGCCGCGGAATGGAATTGCTGAGGAAGGACGGGTACATGTAA